AACACAACAGAATAACTCAATCTCCACACAACATCTAAATGGAATCTCAGCCATCTGGGCTCCTTATTGATAATACAGCAGAATAGCAGTGAACTATAACTAGAGACCATAAACTCTTATAGCCCAAGTCCTCTTTACTTAACATACTGAGCAAACCAGTCCATCATGTTCTGGTGTGCTTCCTCGGCTTGCTTCACGGCCTCTTCATCTTCAACCTTGTACCTGACAGACCATCCATGATCAACCCCAGGAAATATCTTCACGTAACCGTTGACCTGTGAAAAATCAGCATGGGATTGGTGTTCAAAGGTGCAGAAATCATCTGCAATTTTAATGCCAAAACAGGAGAGATTTATACCTCGGGTTTAGTGGATAGAACCTCCTCGAACTGTTTGAGGAGCTTTGGTGGAGAATATTGGTCAATTTCAGCTCCCAATATAGCAATTGGTGCCTTAACCTCTGTCAAAGGGCTGCTGATCAGCATCATCAAAACTTGAAACAAGTCATGAACAAACTACAGTATACCTCATTGGAACCCAAGGTGACTAGGTAACTGGTGTGTGTGTTATTTGGAGCATCGGAGAACTGGTACTAACCCAGTTTTATTACTGCTTTTTTGGAAGtttcattgtttattttttgactgAAGGCACCTAACTAGGTTGAAAGCTGTGAATTCCATACCATACGAAAGCTACCATCCAGGGAGTGTGCAAGCTGTGAATTAGAGCCAGATGCAGAATCTTTCAGGGGAAAATTGTTAGGATTGAGCCATATGGCCCAACATGGTTGGCGCTTAGCACGTCCGAAGGGAAGGCCAAAGGCCCAGAACCATGAACCCTCAATTCACCAATTGTTTATTTGTTCTAATTAAGGATCGAGGTGTCCCCAAGAGGAATCGAAACTAGGACTAAACCTTATATCCAAACTAGCCCAGATGGTACTAGAAGTTGGTTGGACATAAGGTTTAGTCCTAGTTTCGATTCCTCTTGGGGACGCCTTCTTAATTgaaacaaataaacaattggTGGATTGAGGGGTCACGGTTCTGAGCCTCTGGCCTTCCCTTCGGATGTGCTAAGCGTCAACCATGTTGGGCCCATTGGCTCAATCCTAACAAAAACGCACATATTCTAAAGGTTAAGATTCATACcctttatatcatccacattgACAAAAGAAGGGTGTAAGAGCACTGCAGCTTGAATGTGACCAGCCTTGGATAGCTCAATGGCCACTTTTGCTGATATAGAATTCAATTCAGTCAGAACCTTGGCCAACTAGATGCAGGATAAATCAGTCATACTAATATACTTGGTGCAATATCATAATGGAAAAAAGACACTGTTAACATGAAAGATTAACTAAGAACAAGGTGAAAGAGACAACTCACCACCCCAGCAAAATCCTGCTGCTCCAATTGCGTTTATGCCTTTACTTCTCAGTTCTGCAATAATCGGTTTTGCATCTTCAAATCCTTTATCCTAACAACAACAGCAAAAAGGAATGTGATAGTAAGGCTGATGAATAAAACTTACATAATGATGGATatgtaaacaaaaaataaatgcaacTCTATTTTGGATAAAATCAGAAACAAACCGTTCCATGCGCTTTTATCCAAACTGGTATATTGGTTTCAGGTAAAAATGGATCTCCATAGAAGAAGTCAGGGACCACCACGTAGAATCCAGCACCCGCAACTTTGTCCGCAAGGTTCCTTTAGAGTCAAGGTAGAAAGATAATGATATTAATCTTAAAATCTGCACAAATAGAACATTAGTAATTACGAGAATTCAAATACTTGGATCCTATTGCATATTAGGCATGGTTGAGCAGTAGACATACCTAAGATTTGGGGCTTCATACCCTGCAAAATAGTccgaataagaaaatgaatatgcAAACGAACAAAAACCATTATGATAAACAAGTTGGTAACTCATGTGTATTTAGTCCGAAATCTAGAACTTCCTTTCTGTCTATCTGAAATtcaaaatacaatcaaagtttTCTCAAGAAACAATCACCTGTCTACTGAGAGTTCACCCgaaagatgaaaaagaaaaccacaaataactataaaaaaaatagtaccaGAACGCAACAAAACTGAAACATTCACAATCTTTGAAAAAAGGAGAGTTTTGCCATAGATGTCTGCATGGGGAGGAATTCGTAGGAGAAATGCTTTGTTGGTTCCAATGAATAAGACATGAATAAGACATGAAAAGGTTTTAATTCGTAGGAGAAATCCAACTTCAATTGCTTCCTCAAAATGTTCTAATAGGTACCATCCACAAACCATGTCAGAATTTGATGACAGTAGAAAAACAAAAGTCCAATCAAACTGGTTTTAGCACATACGACATCTCTTCATTCAAAGCCTAATGAGGATCAAGATCAAAgcaacaaatataatatttttctcactTCTCAACATATGTCTTCATCCTAACAATAAGTTAATAACCTCAAAAAGCCTTAGAACTATCACCTTCTATTTCTACAGTCACTTCCTCCCTAGAAGAAATACCCAAAATCatgatgaaattattttaagtatcaATAGGCATGCTATGATTAAAAATGGAATCTAACCCAGAGATCCAACCAAGTAATCCGATCACTACTCGCAGAAAGAGATATTTTAGTCtaatgaataaaacaaaaatcaggcAACACCCATGTAAGAAATTAAAACAGATCAAAACATGAGATCCAACGTGAAAATTTCAGAGTGGAAGAGAAATAGAGAAGTGGGTGGTCACCATAAACGTCTGAAATAAGAAGAATAGCAAGCTTGGAATCAGAAGGGCCTGAAACATAGGCCTTGAGGCCTCCAATTTCTGTAACACACCCAGCTCCACTGCTGGAGCTGAGGGTTGGTGGATTCTCACAGCACTGAGGGCCTGACATTTCTTCTTCGCAATCCAGCAGAGTGAATGAGAGAGTGACAGAGACGGCGAGCCTTATGGAATGGTGTATGCGAATGAGCCTTGTGCTTATCTGAAACGACTCCCTAATGCCTATCATCCACTCAAGGGATGCTCGTGAAAATTCCGTCTTTATtacttactttttaaaataatgtataaatcaTTACCTTTTGACCGTTATGATTCGAAGCCTTTTACACTTTTTCTTTGAAATCTAGTCCCCTGTGTTCGTTAAAATTACGTCTTGATACATACTTTTTAAGATAATTACTAAATGGTCCCTTTCTCATCCATCTTATTAAATGCGCcaagctttttttatttatttattattttctcaaattatcaaaatttttagataaatatttaaattatacttttttaaaaataaataaataatgtaataacattttaaaaattttaataaatcaatcataataTATTAACATTTCATACAAACTTCTATCcactttaaaacaaaatttaaattataaataacaaatacaaaataaataaataatgcaatattgaattttgaaaataataacattagtaagaaaaatatgtttttttttgttcaaatataataacattttattaaaattataaagtatagatattaatattttaataaatcaataaattgtaaattatattttttaatatatatttataattttgaaaatggtaagtattcataatattttatttaaaatttaaattaacttttttttattatatgtataCATTTATTCtgattcaatttcttttaataatatttttattatatatatacaatttaaaatttcagaCGGTGGTGCATGATCGGCCACCACTTACATTTCGCCATCTTTATCAGCAGCAGCAGGAAGCAGCTGCCACCCAGTGATGTGAGCTGCTGAAGCATGCCTAAGCTTGCAATGAGTCAATGACACATAACTTTCAGTACTCTCCTTTTTATTTGCAATGATTCAATAGTAAAAATCCACGGCAGAACACAATAGATCAACTCAGTTCAAAGAACAGAACGTTGAGTTTACTTCCGAGCTCATTATTGATCATACAGCAGAATGACAGTGAAGGACTACAATTGGAGACCAGTAGACACTGCAATGGCCCAACTCCTCCCTCTCTACTTCACATGCTCAATAAACCAGTCCATCATGTTCTGCTGTGCTTCTTCGGCTCGCTTCACGGCCTCTTCATCGTCAACCTTGTACCTCACAGCCCATCCATGTGCCACCCCAGGAAATATCTTCACGAAACTCTTGATCTGTATAAAAAGGACATGGAATTGGTCTTCCAAGGTCCAGAAATTGTCATGGAAATTAATCATCATTAGAGACCTATACCTCGGGTTTAGTAGCTAAAACCTCCTCAAACTGTTTGACAAGCTCTGGCGGAGAAACATGGTCGGTTTCAGCTCCCAATATAGAGATTGGGGCCTTGATCTCTGTATAGAACCGTTAATTAATCAGCATCATCAAAACTTAAGACAAGTCATGAACTATCAAAGGCCtttcaaagttttaaaacaagtttacaAAGTTAAGAAAAGCTTGTACATGTATAGCgttaaaaactttttctctCGGATATCACGTAAGCTTAAACTTTGCTGGGATTTTCCctgttttgttattttaataatcaataaGTTAAGATCATTCGTACCCTTTATATCATCCACAGTGGTAAAAGAAGGGTGTAAGAGCACTGCAGCTTGAATGTCACCAGCCTTGGCTAGCTCCACAACCACTTTAGCTGATAAGAATCCAATTAGTGATCAGGACCTTAGCCAGCTTGAAGAATTAATAGATTCTCGTATTTACTTATATACTCGAAAAATAACCAAAGAATAAGGGCAAAATTCAAGAAATCTCACCACCCCAGCAAAACCCTGCAGCCCCAATTGAATTTATGCCTTTACTTTTCAGTGCTGCAACTATTGGCTTTACATCTTCAAATCCCTTATCCTAACAAGAACAGAGAAAAGGACTATGATGATAAGTAATTAAAtgcaaataatatataaatgaaaaataaatgcaaCTCGGTTTCGGATTAAGGTCAGAAACAGACCGGTCCATGAGATTTTATCCAGACTGGTAAAGTCTTGGTTTCAGGGACAAAGGGATCTCCATGGAAGAAGTCAGGAACCACCACATAGAATCCGGCTGCTGCAACCTTGTCAGCAAGCTTCcttcaaagaaaaaaagtttgacagataaatgaaattaaattgcGCAGTGATTTACAAAGTGTTTTTACTCTTTTTATTCcttggaatataaaaaaatttaattattaaaaagattaaaagttctttttagAAATACTAtattcttaatctcaaaaaATTCACATAATTACATGTGATTAAAGCTATAAACCATTTGATATaatgatatgaaatttttttcttttttttatgtaCAGAAAGGTGAGGGTGAACATCACCAATAAAGACTACAGATTTCAAATGGTGGATTTTCTTGTTGCATTTTACTTCATTCAGTCCTTTTCCCcatgagtaaaaaaaaatgataataataataaattattgataaaagGTAGAAAACATACTAAAAATCTAAGTCTTGGGTTATTTACAACTATCCAATTCTTCCCAAAGACCACAATTACCAAGAATAAACATATTAATGATAAGGAATGCATTTTTGCTATGCTACTAATACTTTTACTTGTTCGACTATTCTATCATTCTACCCAAACCTAGCTAAGAGTTACatgacataaataaaaataaaataaaaaataagttgattTGGATCGAGGATACTATGAGTAATGATTCTTTTACtcatgataaatataaataataatacaaaaaaaaaaagtaacaaaagaTCCACATTAAAGCCAAATTTCATAACTTTGGGTTAACTATATCATTAACTATGAGAATTCAAACACTCAGATCCTAAAATATATTTGGTTTGGTTGAGAAGTTGGCATACCTAAGCTTTGGGGCTTCATACCCTGCAAAAagtccaaatataaaaatgaatatgcaaattaacgaggaaaaaaaattataataaacaaGTTTATAACTCATTCAAGAACCGTTACAAAACATATGCTTTTAATTAGATTTCTAGAACTTTCTTTCAAtctatttgaaattcaaatacaatgctaataactaaaaacaatttaacatatcaaatcattttcttcaaaataacaTCATACGTCCTTGATCAAAGCCTAATGAGGGAAAGAGTAGGGGATGCACCATTGAGATCAAGATATAACCaacaaatttagtttttttctcaCTTCTCTACATATTCCTTCATCTTAACAATACTAATGTAAAACTATAACCTTTTATGCTCACTCCCTTAGAAGAAATACCTAACAATATGTTggactttcatttttttttttaagaattaaaattgatttttgagaatttaaagTCATATTGATTCAATGTTGTCATGGCACATCACCCCTTGGattgttatgatttttttttataatatttattacattttaccGTTATGGATTTATTAGACACATGATTTATAAAAGGTGAGTTTTTCAACTTTTAGAGTACGAAGAGATAAGGTTGAAAATACCAATCCGTTCTGTTCATTACAATCTTATTTCACATCATATAGACGTGTACAAGAAGACGCAGATGTGAGTTTGATACACTGAATTTTAAAGTTACTATCACATGTTGCTATTTCTTGGTATCGCTATCGTTTGTAGATATTATTATCACTTATTGGTAGTCACATGTAAAGAACCAATAGTGACTTTAAGTTAAAGTTTCATGTTCGTCCTATTCTTGGATTGCTCTAATCTTTAATTataacataattttatatttaaaagctttttttcctcaaattaaaAGTACTTCTAGTATAAGAAGTGTTTTATgggaggaaaattttaaaattacttttaagaaGTTATCAAATAGAAACACTCTATGACACTCTATGATCAAagtaaaatatgataaaaaatggaCCAACCCAAATATCCACCCAAGTAATCTGATTACTACTTGCAGATAGAGATATTAGAGCCCTATGAAACTATTATGAATTAAGCATGGAGAACAAAGATCAGGCAACACCCATGTTACAAAATAGATCAAAACATGATATCCAACATGAAAAACTCAAAAGTGAAAGAGAATGGGGAAGTGGGCAATCACCAA
Above is a genomic segment from Vitis riparia cultivar Riparia Gloire de Montpellier isolate 1030 chromosome 7, EGFV_Vit.rip_1.0, whole genome shotgun sequence containing:
- the LOC117918316 gene encoding endo-1,3;1,4-beta-D-glucanase-like isoform X1 yields the protein MSGPQCCENPPVLSSSCGAGSVAEIGGLKAYFTGPPDSKLVILLVSDILGYEAPKLRKLADKVAAAGFYVVVPDFFHGDPFVPETKTLPVWIKSHGPDKGFEDVKPIVAALKSKGINSIGAAGFCWGAKVVVELAKAGDIQAAVLLHPSFTTVDDIKEIKAPISILGAETDHVSPPELVKQFEEVLATKPEIKSFVKIFPGVAHGWAVRYKVDDEEAVKRAEEAQQNMMDWFIEHVK
- the LOC117918313 gene encoding endo-1,3;1,4-beta-D-glucanase-like, whose product is MSGPQCCENPPTLSSSSGAGCVTEIGGLKAYVSGPSDSKLAILLISDVYGYEAPNLRNLADKVAGAGFYVVVPDFFYGDPFLPETNIPVWIKAHGTDKGFEDAKPIIAELRSKGINAIGAAGFCWGAKVAIELSKAGHIQAAVLLHPSFVNVDDIKEVKAPIAILGAEIDQYSPPKLLKQFEEVLSTKPEVNGYVKIFPGVDHGWSVRYKVEDEEAVKQAEEAHQNMMDWFAQYVK
- the LOC117918316 gene encoding endo-1,3;1,4-beta-D-glucanase-like isoform X2, translating into MSGPQCCENPPVLSSSCGAGSVAEIGGLKAYFTGPPDSKLVILLVSDILGYEAPKLRKLADKVAAAGFYVVVPDFFHGDPFVPETKTLPVWIKSHGPDKGFEDVKPIVAALKSKGINSIGAAGFCWGAKVVVELAKAGDIQAAVLLHPSFTTVDDIKEIKAPISILGAETDHVSPPELVKQFEEVLATKPEIKSFVKIFPGVAHGWAVRYKVDDEEAVKQAEEAQQNMMDWLIEYVK